Proteins co-encoded in one Medicago truncatula cultivar Jemalong A17 chromosome 8, MtrunA17r5.0-ANR, whole genome shotgun sequence genomic window:
- the LOC112417071 gene encoding uncharacterized protein encodes VGLYPKGSPSRNSRKPKLNSGLRGGLEIVFNQQ; translated from the coding sequence gTAGGACTTTACCCCAAAGGGAGTCCTTCCAGAAATTCTCGAAAGCCTAAGTTAAACTCAGGCCTAAGAGGGGGTTTGGAAATAGTTTTCAACCAGCAATAG
- the LOC11440154 gene encoding alpha-mannosidase — MRSTGTLAAADSLYVLFLLLICYYGTIVSAYTKYNTGAGIVKGKLNVHLVPHSHDDVGWLKTVDQYYVGSNNSIQGACVENVLDSIVFSLQKDPNRKFVFAEMAFFHRWWVEQSPEIQEQVKRLVAAGQLEFVNGGWCMHDEATVHYIDMIDQTTLGHRFIKDQFNTTPRAGWQIDPFGHSAVQGYLLGAELGFDSVHFARIDYQDRAKRKSDKSLEVIWRGSKTFGSSAQIFANTFPVHYSAPHGFNFEVSGDFVPLQDDPLLFDSNVEQRVKDFIDAAITQANVTRTNHIMWTMGDDFQYQYAESWFKQMDKLIHYVNKDGRVNALYSTPSIYTDAKNAANQLWPLKTDDYFPYADGANAYWTGFFTSRPALKRYVRILSGYYLAARQLEFFAGKRSTLDDTFGLGDALGIAQHHDAVTGTAKQHTTDDYAKRLAIGASKAEVVVSTSLAVLASKKSGDQRSALASAFSQCQLLNISYCPPTEDSIPQAKDLVVVVYNPLGWNRTDIVRIPVNEANLVVKDSSGNKVEVQYVDVDDVTTDLRKLYVKAYLGLRPKQAPKYWLLFQVSIPPLGWSTYFISKAAGKGIRRKGDLSHLNSKNGENIDIGPGNLKMSFSSTSGQLKRMYNFKTGVNIPIQQSYFRYGSSEGDNTDSQASGAYIFRPSESSPTIVSRSVPFKVIRGPLVDEVHQKFNSWIYQVTRLYKGKDHAEIEYTIGPIPTDDGVGKEVITRMTANMVTNKEFYTDSNGRDFLKRVRDHREDWPLQVTQPVAGNYYPLNLGIYTKDKKSEFSVLVDRATGGASIKDGEVELMLHRRLIEDDGRGVGEPLDEQVCIAKADNNSTCDGLTVRGNYYIGIHNVGAGSRWRRTTGQEIYSPILLAFTHEKSKNWKSSHLTKGTLMDPNYSLPPNVALITLEELDGGIVLLRLAHLYEPNEDAQYSALAKVELKKLFATKTIKELKEVSLSANQEKSEMKKMTWKVEGDKGQEPQAVRGSPVSTSDFVVELGPMEIRTFLLEF, encoded by the exons ATGAGGAGCACAGGGACTTTAGCTGCAGCAGACTCTCTCTatgttctttttcttcttttgatttgTTACTATGGCACAATTGTTTCTGCATACACAAAGTACAACACTGGAGCTGGTATTGTTAAAGGAAAATTGAACGTTCACTTGGTTCCACATTCCCATGATGATGTTGGTTGGCTTAAGACTGTTGATCAATACTATGTTGGCTCCAACAATTCCATTCAG GGAGCATGTGTTGAGAATGTGTTGGACTCGATCGTTTTTTCCCTTCAGAAGGATCCAAACAGAAAGTTTGTGTTTGCAGAGATG GCATTTTTCCATCGATGGTGGGTAGAACAAAGTCCAGAAATACAAGAACAAGTGAAAAGGCTTGTAGCTGCTGGTCAGCTAGAATTCGT AAATGGTGGTTGGTGTATGCACGATGAAGCCACAGTGCACTACATAGACATGATTGACCAAACAACTTTAGGGCATCGCTTTATAAAGGACCAATTTAATACGACCCCTCGTGCTGGTTGGCAGATTGATCCTTTTGGACACTCTGCGGTCCAAGGTTACCTACTTGGTGCTGAG CTTGGATTTGATTCTGTACACTTTGCTAGAATTGATTATCAAGACAGAGCTAAGCGAAAAAGTGATAAATCACTTGAAGTTATTTGGCGTGGCTCCAAAACATTTGGTTCTTCAGCTCAAATTTTTGCCAACACTTTTCCTGTTCATTATAGTGCTCCACATGGTTTCAACTTTGAAGTCTCTGGTGACTTTGTTCCCTTACAG GATGATCCTCTTTTATTTGATTCCAATGTTGAACAACGTGTCAAAGATTTTATTGATGCTGCTATTACCCAA GCGAATGTGACGAGGACAAACCATATCATGTGGACAATGGGTGATGATTTCCAGTACCAATATGCAGAGTCTTGGTTCAAGCAAATGGATAAATTAATCCACTATGTTAATAAG GATGGTAGAGTGAATGCCTTGTATTCTACTCCATCTATTTACACCGATGCCAAAAATGCCGCAAACCAGTTGTGGCCACTGAAAACCGATGACTACTTCCC GTATGCTGATGGAGCAAATGCATATTGGACAGGCTTTTTCACTAGCCGCCCGGCCTTAAAGCGATATGTTCGGATTCTAAGTGGATACTATTTG GCCGCACGTCAACTTGAATTTTTTGCCGGTAAGAGATCGACTTTAGATGATACTTTTGGCCTTGGAGATGCTCTAGGAATTGCACAGCACCATGATGCTGTGACTGGCACTGCCAAACAACATACAACTGATGACTATGCGAAACGATTGGCTATTGGAGCCTCTAAG GCTGAAGTGGTTGTTAGCACTTCTTTGGCAGTTCTTGCTAGTAAGAAATCAGGTGATCAACGTTCAGCACTTGCATCAGCATTTTCCCAG TGTCAATTACTCAATATCAGTTATTGCCCTCCAACAGAAGACAGCATTCCACAAGCTAAAGATTTG GTAGTTGTGGTGTATAACCCCCTTGGATGGAATCGTACCGATATAGTCAGAATACCA GTTAATGAAGCTAATCTTGTGGTGAAAGATTCATCGGGCAATAAGGTTGAAGTACAGTATGTGGATGTGGATGATGTTACAACAgatttaagaaaattatatgTAAAGGCCTATTTGGGATTGCGTCCGAAACAAGCCCCAAAATACTGGCTTCTGTTTCAAGTGTCAATACCTCCACTCGGATGGAGCACTTACTTCATTTCTAAGGCAGCTGGAAAAG GTATAAGGAGAAAAGGAGACCTCTCACACCTCAACAGTAAGAATGGTGAGAACATTGACATCGGACCGGGAAATTTGAAGATGTCATTTTCTTCAACCTCTGGACAACTCAAACGGATGTATAATTTCAAAACTGGA GTTAATATACCAATTCAGCAAAGCTACTTTAGGTATGGCTCTAGTGAGGGTGACAATACTGATTCTCAG GCATCTGGTGCATATATATTCCGCCCAAGTGAATCCTCTCCAACTATTGTTTCAAGATCA GTCCCCTTCAAGGTAATTCGTGGACCGCTAGTTGATGAGGTTCATCAGAAGTTTAATTCTTGGATTTACCAG GTTACTAGGCTGTACAAAGGCAAAGACCATGCTGAAATTGAATACACT ATTGGGCCAATTCCTACCGATGATGGAGTAGGAAAAGAGGTAATCACAAGAATGACAGCAAATATGGTCACAAACAAGGAGTTTTATACTGATTCCAATGGAAGAGATTTTCTGAAACGG GTTCGAGATCATAGGGAAGACTGGCCACTTCAAGTTACTCAGCCTGTAGCAGGAAACTACTATCCA CTCAATCTTGGGATCTATACTAAGGATAAGAAATCTGAATTCTCAGTCTTAGTCGATCGTGCCACCGGTGGAGCCAGCATCAAAGACGGTGAAGTTGAATTGATGCTTCATAG GCGCTTGATCGAGGACGACGGTAGAGGAGTAGGGGAACCACTCGATGAACAAGTTTGCATAGCAAAGGCTGATAATAATAGTACATGTGATGGACTAACA GTTAGAGGAAATTACTATATCGGAATCCACAACGTTGGAGCTGGTTCACGCTGGCGTCGTACAACTGGTCAAGAAATTTACTCACCAATATTATTAGCTTTTACACATGAG AAATCAAAAAATTGGAAGTCCTCTCATTTAACCAAAGGAACTCTCATGGATCCTAATTACAGCTTGCCTCCTAATGTTGCCTTGATAACTCTTGAG GAGTTGGATGGTGGAATCGTTCTTCTCCGTTTGGCACATCTATATGAG CCAAATGAAGATGCTCAATATTCAGCTCTAGCCAAAGTTGAACTGAAAAAGTTGTTTGCGACAAAAACG ATAAAAGAGTTGAAAGAGGTAAGTTTATCAGCTAACCAAGAGAAGTcagaaatgaagaaaatgacATGGAAGGTTGAAGGGGACAAAGGACAAGAACCTCAAGCAGTAAGGGGGAGTCCTGTCAGCACTTCAGATTTTGTTGTTGAGCTTGGTCCTATGGAAATACGTACTTTCCTGTtggaattttaa
- the LOC11438040 gene encoding histidine kinase 1, with the protein MATKCMHVFDRLLLWFATCWKKNSTLTGRRKFHKDVEKEDFQYSTTQCLSSYYSVFVVRLAIMVMLAILIGLLTILTWHFTKIYTTKSLNSLAYDLRYELLQRPILRMWNILNSTAEITTAQVKLSEYVIRSHGNLATQAEQVEMYESMRAVTWALFASRKALNSITVKYRNGFVQAFHRDLKDNNIFYIYTDLSYNETNSFAAHEDTNSNKSAIWYREQLDPVNGEKIGKAMKIAPEDSISIAGLSQVPDGVASWHVSVGKFTDSPLLSAALPVWDSSNKSIVAVVGVTTALYSVGQLMKELVDKHSGHMYLTSQEGYLLATSTNDPLLTNSTKKPKLKMAVDCDNEVIREGAMWLKKTYENNFPPSHEVHEENARLGHQQYYIDSFFLILKKLPLVGVIIIPRKHIMGQADERAFKTLVILISASLCIIVIGCVCILILTNGVSKEMNLRAELISHLEARRKAEASSNYKSQFLANMSHELRTPMAAVIGLLDILLSDDRLTNEQCATVTQIRKCSTALLHLLNNILDISKVESGKLVLEEAEFDFGRELEGLVDMFSVQCINHNVEIILDLSDDMPKLVRGDSARVVQIFANLINNSIKFTLSGHIILRGWCENPNSYGDSENFTLEQKPFGCSRKTKMKQHENHSKKASNIDNKMILWFEVDDTGCGIDPSKWDSVFESFEQADLSTTRLHGGTGLGLCIVRSLVNKMGGEIKIVKKEGPGTLMRLYMQLTAPVDATEQHCQVDFANNNLMVLLALHGNMSRLITSKWLQKNGVLTMEASEWNGLTQILKELFEAKTSTHNNDFDTHFPAPEGLNSKFISIQELPNPTFVIVVDIDLLDLSTDIWKEQLNFLHKYYARAKFVWLQNHDSSNTVKTELRKKGHILTVNKPLYKAKMIHILEDVIKERNVEVQKKNMKEDDLHESLEIEYTHHCDVASSDGSDISEIGSSNLVTANGEKQREEVVRINPSSLYQKSNCLLGLSNGYMEHKEAFISTRAKGEDSKGGETSRVSGSSKAMNGKKSLEGLRILLAEDTAVIQRVATIMLEKMGATVVAVGDGQQAVDALNGMPGVERNTITSQTEILSFPSYDLILMDCQMPKMDGYEATKEIRKSEIGTSFHIPIVALTAHAMSCDEAKCLEVGMDAYLTKPIDFKLMESTILSLTKRETLTS; encoded by the exons ATGGCAACCAAGTGCATGCACGTTTTTGATAGATTGCTTCTTTGGTTTGCCACTTGTTGGAAGAAAAATAGCACACTAACAGGCAGAAGAAAATTCCACAAGGATGTGGAAAAAGAAGATTTCCAGTATTCAACTACTCAATGTCTCTCATCCTATTACAGTGTCTTTGTTGTTCGCCTAGCAATCATG GTTATGCTAGCTATCTTGATTGGTCTACTCACTATCCTAACATGGCATTTCACAAAGATTTATACAACGAAGTCTCTAAATAGTTTGGCTTACGACCTGCGTTACGAACTTCTGCAACGTCCCATCTTGAGGATGTGGAATATTTTGAACTCTACTGCTGAAATCACAACTGCTCAAGTTAAGTTGTCTGAGTATGTTATCAGAAGCCACGGTAACCTAGCCACTCAAGCAGAGCAAGTTGAG ATGTATGAATCCATGAGGGCTGTCACATGGGCACTGTTTGCTAGTCGAAAAGCTCTCAACTCGATAACTGTCAAGTATAGGAATGGTTTTGTCCAAGCATTTCATAGAGACTTGAaggataataatattttttacatcTACACTGATCTTTCATATAATGAGACCAATTCATTTGCAGCACATGAAGACACTAATAGCAACAAGTCTGCGATTTGGTACCGGGAACAGCTTGATCCTGTCAATGGCGAGAAAATTGGAAAAGCAATGAAGATTGCACCAGAAGACTCAATAAGTATAGCTGGCCTGTCTCAAGTACCTGACGGTGTAGCTTCGTGGCACGTTTCTGTGGGCAAGTTTACAGATTCACCGTTACTTTCAGCAGCATTGCCAGTTTGGGATTCTTCTAATAAAAGCATTGTTGCGGTTGTGGGAGTTACAACTGCACTTTATAGTGTAGGGCAGTTAATGAAGGAACTAGTTGATAAGCATAGTGGTCATATGTATTTGACCTCTCAAGAGGGCTATTTGCTTGCAACTTCCACAAATGACCCTCTACTTACAAATTCAACAAAGAAACCTAAGCTTAAAATGGCTGTTGACTGTGATAACGAAGTAATAAGAGAGGGAGCGATGTGGCTAAAGAAAACATACGAGAACAATTTCCCTCCAAGTCATGAAGTTCATGAAGAGAATGCCAGGCTAGGTCACCAGCAATATTACATTGACTCATTCTTCCTAATCTTGAAAAAGCTTCCTTTG GTGGGTGTAATAATCATACCAAGAAAGCATATCATGGGGCAGGCAGATGAAAGAGCATTTAAAACATTGGTTATTCTGATATCTGCATCATTGTGTATTATTGTCATTGGATGTGTTTGCATTTTGATATTGACAAATGGAGTATCAAAAGAAATGAATCTAAGAGCAGAATTAATCAGTCACCTAGAAGCAAGAAGGAAGGCGGAGGCATCAAGCAACTATAAAAGCCAATTTCTTGCAAATATGAG TCATGAACTGAGGACACCGATGGCAGCAGTAATCGGATTACTTGACATTCTTTTGTCGGATGATCGTCTCACAAATGAACAATGTGCAACTGTTACTCAAATAAGAAAATGTTCAACCGCATTGCTCCATTTACTCAATAACATCTTGGATATAAGCAAG GTGGAATCTGGAAAACTTGTCCTAGAAGAGGCAGAATTTGACTTTGGAAGGGAACTTGAAGGGCTTGTAGATATGTTTTCTGTGCAATGCATTAACCACAATGTAGAAATTATTTTAGACCTTTCTg ATGACATGCCAAAGCTAGTTCGGGGAGATTCTGCGAGAGTGGTTCAAATTTTTGCAAATTTGATCAATAACTCAATCAAATTTACTCTat CCGGTCACATTATTCTGAGAGGATGGTGTGAAAATCCAAATTCTTACGGTGATAGTGAAAATTTTACCCTGGAGCAGAAGCCATTCGGATGTTCTCGGAAGACCAAAATGAAGCAGCATGAGAACCATTCAAAGAAGGCTTCTAATATTGATAACAAAATGATACTTTGGTTTGAAGTTGATGACACAGGCTGTG GTATTGACCCGAGTAAATGGGATTCTGTATTTGAAAGCTTTGAGCAAGCTGATCTATCAACTACTAGACT gcATGGAGGCACTGGTCTTGGTCTTTGCATTGTTAGATCCTTG GTTAATAAGATGGGTGGAGAAATCAAGATTGTCAAAAAGGAAGGCCCAGGAACACTAATGCGATTATACATGCAACTCACCGCACCCGTGGATGCCACAGAACAACATTGTCAAGTCGATTTTGCTAACAATAACTTAATG GTACTTCTTGCACTGCATGGCAACATGAGTAGATTAATTACATCTAAGTGGTTACAGAAAAACGGCGTGCTCACTATGGAAGCATCTGAATGGAATGGATTAACACAAATTCTAAAAGAACTATTTGAAGCAAAAACTTCAACTCATAACAACGACTTTGATACTCACTTTCCAGCTCCGGAGGGTCTGAATTCTAAATTTATTAGCATACAGGAATTGCCAAACCCAACATTTGTCATTGTTGTGGATATTGATCTACTAGACTTGAGCACAGATATATGGAAAGAACAACTTAACTTCCTTCACAAATACTACGCGCGAGCGAAATTCGTATGGTTACAAAACCATGACTCGTCCAATACCGTAAAGACGGAGCTTCGCAAGAAAGGACATATACTAACTGTCAACAAACCTCTTTACAAAGCAAAGATGATTCATATTTTGGAAGACGTCATAAAGGAAAGAAACGTTGaagtacaaaagaaaaatatgaaagaggATGATTTGCATGAGAGTCTTGAGATTGAATATACTCATCATTGTGATGTTGCAAGCTCAGATGGTTCTGACATATCTGAAATTGGTAGTTCTAATCTTGTAACTGCCAATGGAGAGAAACAAAGAGAAGAGGTAGTTAGAATCAATCCATCATCACTATACCAGAAAAGTAACTGCTTATTAGGATTAAGTAATGGATACATGGAACATAAAGAAGCATTTATTTCAACAAGAGCAAAAGGTGAAGATTCTAAAGGTGGTGAAACAAGTAGGGTTAGTGGTTCAAGTAAAGCTATGAATGGAAAGAAGTCTCTTGAAGGTTTGAGGATATTGCTTGCAGAAGATACAGCAGTAATTCAAAGGGTGGCAACCATAATGCTTGAAAAAATGGGAGCCACCGTTGTTGCTGTAGGCGACGGACAACAGGCGGTGGATGCTCTAAATGGCATGCCTGGTGTTGAAAGAAACACAATAACATCTCAAACTGAGATTCTAAGTTTCCCTTCATATGACTTGATCCTAATGGATTGTCAG ATGCCAAAGATGGATGGATATGAGGCAACAAAAGAAATAAGGAAATCAGAAATTGGAACTTCATTCCACATTCCAATCGTCGCTCTTACGGCTCATGCAATGTCATGTGATGAAGCCAAATGTTTAGAAGTGGGCATGGATGCTTATTTAACCAAGCCAATTGACTTTAAGCTGATGGAGTCTACCATTCTTTCACTCACAAAGAGAGAAACCTTGACATCTTAA
- the LOC11440155 gene encoding protein EARLY-RESPONSIVE TO DEHYDRATION 7, chloroplastic, with the protein MQEEKEHSSMDSQNPNNKNSLYPQIIDSNPEASSPFISNPNTTTSSSLYPSIEVSDLVEDLFHENTAPSAPQIAAEDILIKIPGAILHLIDQQYSFELAISDLTIIRLRQGNNTVAVYARVGNEIQWPLAKDEAAVKVDESHYFFCFRVPKEKNDSDSDSSDEEKEKSKLSFRRKGRRKEEDNSDLLSYGLTIASKGQEDLVKELDEVLKECSNFSVQEVSEKAKKKGEALDGSLAMEISPADLDNVKEKKELMEERCAAYWTTLAPNVEDYSGTAAKLIAAGSGQLVKGILWCGDVTVDRLKWGNEIMKKKMGPPTQAEINPQTLKRIQRAKKVTKMTESVAKGVLTGVVKVSGFFTSSVANSKAGKKFFKFLPGEVVLASLDGFSKLCDAVEVAGKNVMSTSNTVTTEIVHHRYGEEAANATSEGLDAAGHAVGTAWAAFKIRQALNPKSALKPTALTKSAAKAAAAEYKAKMSK; encoded by the exons ATgcaagaagaaaaagaacatTCATCAATGGATTCTCAAAATCCAAACAACAAAAACTCTTTATACCCACAAATCATAGATTCCAACCCCGAAGCATCCTCACCCTTCATCTCTAACCCTAACACAACAACCTCTTCCTCTCTCTACCCTTCCATCGAGGTCTCCGACCTCGTCGAAGATCTCTTCCATGAAAACACCGCCCCCTCCGCTCCACAGATCGCCGCAGAAGATATCCTCATCAAAATCCCCGGCGCCATTCTTCACCTTATTGATCAACAATACAGCTTCGAACTTGCTATCAGTGATCTCACCATCATTCGTCTCCGGCAGGGGAATAACACCGTAGCTGTTTACGCTCGTGTCGGCAATGAGATTCAATGGCCGCTTGCTAAGGATGAAGCTGCTGTGAAGGTTGATGAGTCGCATTACTTTTTCTGCTTTCGTGTACCGAAGGAGAAGAATGATTCCGATTCTGATTCAAGCGatgaggaaaaagaaaagagtaaGTTATCTTTCCGGCGGAAAGGTCGTCGGAAAGAAGAGGATAATTCGGATTTGCTTAGCTACGGATTAACGATTGCGTCGAAAGGACAAGAGGATTTGGTGAAGGAGCTTGATGAAGTTTTGAAGGAATGCAGCAATTTCTCTGTTCAGGAGGTTTCAGAGAAGGCCAAGAAGAAAGGGGAAGCTTTAGATGGTTCATTGGCGATGGAGATATCGCCCGCGGATTTGGATAATGTGAAGGAGAAGAAGGAATTGATGGAGGAGAGATGTGCTGCCTATTGGACTACATTGGCTCCTAATGTGGAGGATTATAGTGGAACCGCGGCGAAGCTGATCGCGGCCGGTTCTGGTCAATTGGTTAaagggattttgtggtgtgggGATGTTACTGTTGATAGGTTGAAATGGGGTAATGAgattatgaagaagaagatgggtCCTCCTACACAGGCTGAGATTAATCCACAAACCTTAAAGAGGATTCAAAG GGCTAAGAAAGTGACTAAAATGACAGAGAGTGTTGCCAAGGGGGTCCTCACTGGAGTTGTGAAGGTCTCTGGTTTTTTCACCAGTTCAGTGGCAAATTCAAAAGCAGGAAAGAAATTTTTCAAGTTTCTACCGGGCGAAGTTGTGCTCGCATCATTGGATGGATTCA GCAAACTGTGTGATGCTGTTGAAGTAGCAGGAAAAAATGTTATGTCCACATCAAACACGGTGACAACCGAGATTGTTCATCACAG ATATGGAGAAGAAGCTGCCAACGCAACTAGCGAAGGACTAGACGCTGCTGGTCATGCTGTAGGGACTGCATGGGCTGCTTTTAAGATTCGGCAGGCTTTGAATCCCAAAAGTGCTCTAAAACCTACCGCCCTGACCAAATCTGCAGCTAAAGCTGCTGCAGCTGAATATAAGGCTAAAATGTCCAAGTAA